The following are encoded in a window of Pseudomonas sp. St316 genomic DNA:
- the glpK gene encoding glycerol kinase GlpK, whose translation MTDIENKNYIIALDQGTTSSRAIIFDRDANVVCTAQREFAQHYPQAGWVEHDPMEIFATQSAVMVEALAQAGLHHDQVAAIGITNQRETTVVWDKTTGRPIYNAVVWQCRRSTEICQQLKRDGHEQYISQTTGLVTDPYFSGTKLKWILDNVEGSRERARNGELLFGTVDSWLIWKFTGGKVHVTDYTNASRTLLFNIHTLEWDAKMLEILDIPREMLPQVKSSSEIYGRTKSGIAIGGIAGDQQAALFGQMCVEPGQAKNTYGTGCFLLMNTGNKAVKSNHGMLTTIACGPRGEVAYALEGAVFNGGSTVQWLRDELKIINDALDTEYFANKVKDSNGVYLVPAFTGLGAPYWDPYARGALFGLTRGVRVDHIIRAALESIAYQTRDVLDAMQQDSGERLKALRVDGGAVANNFLMQFQADILGTQVERPKMRETTALGAAYLAGLACGFWGSLEELRGKAVIEREFEPQLDEQAKEKLYAGWQKAVSRTRDWEPHEDAE comes from the coding sequence ATGACCGACATTGAGAACAAGAACTACATCATTGCCCTCGACCAGGGTACGACCAGCTCGCGCGCGATCATCTTCGACCGTGACGCCAACGTGGTCTGCACCGCCCAGCGCGAATTCGCCCAGCATTACCCGCAGGCCGGCTGGGTCGAACACGACCCGATGGAAATCTTCGCCACCCAGAGCGCGGTCATGGTCGAAGCCCTCGCCCAGGCTGGCCTGCACCATGACCAGGTGGCCGCCATCGGCATCACCAACCAGCGTGAAACCACGGTGGTCTGGGACAAGACCACCGGCCGCCCGATCTACAACGCCGTCGTCTGGCAATGCCGCCGCAGCACCGAAATCTGCCAACAGCTCAAGCGTGACGGCCACGAGCAATACATCAGCCAGACCACCGGCCTGGTCACCGATCCGTACTTCTCCGGCACCAAGCTCAAGTGGATCCTGGACAACGTCGAAGGCAGCCGCGAGCGTGCACGCAACGGTGAGTTGCTGTTCGGCACCGTCGACAGCTGGCTGATCTGGAAATTCACCGGCGGCAAGGTTCATGTCACTGACTACACCAACGCCTCGCGCACCCTGCTCTTCAACATCCACACGCTGGAATGGGACGCGAAGATGCTCGAGATCCTCGACATCCCTCGGGAAATGCTCCCGCAAGTGAAGTCCTCCTCAGAGATCTATGGCCGCACCAAGAGCGGCATTGCCATCGGCGGCATCGCCGGTGACCAGCAGGCGGCCCTTTTCGGCCAGATGTGCGTGGAGCCGGGCCAGGCGAAAAACACCTATGGCACCGGCTGTTTCCTGCTGATGAACACCGGCAACAAGGCCGTAAAATCCAATCACGGCATGCTCACCACCATCGCCTGCGGCCCGCGCGGCGAAGTCGCCTACGCCTTGGAAGGTGCGGTGTTCAATGGCGGCTCTACCGTGCAGTGGTTGCGCGATGAACTGAAGATCATCAACGACGCCCTGGACACCGAGTACTTTGCCAACAAGGTCAAGGACAGCAACGGCGTGTACCTGGTGCCTGCCTTTACCGGCCTGGGCGCACCGTATTGGGACCCCTATGCCCGTGGCGCGCTGTTTGGCCTGACCCGCGGCGTACGCGTCGACCACATCATTCGCGCAGCGCTGGAGTCGATTGCCTACCAGACCCGCGACGTACTCGACGCCATGCAGCAGGACTCGGGTGAACGCCTCAAGGCCCTGCGCGTCGACGGTGGCGCGGTGGCGAACAACTTCCTGATGCAGTTCCAGGCCGACATCCTGGGTACCCAGGTTGAGCGCCCGAAAATGCGTGAAACCACCGCCCTGGGTGCTGCGTACCTGGCCGGCCTGGCGTGCGGTTTCTGGGGCAGCCTGGAAGAACTGCGCGGCAAAGCAGTGATCGAGCGCGAATTCGAACCCCAACTGGACGAGCAGGCGAAGGAAAAACTCTACGCAGGCTGGCAGAAGGCGGTCAGCCGCACCCGTGACTGGGAACCCCATGAAGACGCTGAATAA
- a CDS encoding MIP/aquaporin family protein — MTTALQQPSLSSQCLAEFLGTALLIFFGTGCVAALKVAGASFGLWEISIIWGVGVSMAIYLSAGISGAHLNPAVSIALCIFTDFEKRKLPLYMFSQVAGAFCGALLVYTLYSNLFFDFEQSRHMIRGTEASLELASVFSTYPHAALSTGQAFLVEVIITAILMGVIMSLTDDNNGLPRGPLAPLLIGLLIAVIGSSMGPLTGFAMNPARDFGPKLMTFFAGWGEISLTGGRDIPYFLVPIFAPIVGACLGAAAYRGLIARHLPSAITATKDAEPAIDGKPRTS, encoded by the coding sequence ATGACCACTGCTTTACAACAGCCGTCCCTGTCCAGCCAATGCCTGGCTGAATTCCTGGGCACTGCCCTGCTGATTTTTTTCGGTACCGGTTGTGTCGCGGCGCTCAAAGTCGCTGGTGCCAGCTTCGGCCTGTGGGAAATCAGCATCATCTGGGGCGTTGGCGTCAGCATGGCGATCTATCTGAGCGCGGGCATTTCCGGCGCCCATCTCAACCCCGCCGTCAGCATTGCCCTGTGCATTTTCACTGACTTCGAAAAGCGCAAACTGCCTCTGTACATGTTTTCCCAGGTGGCCGGTGCTTTCTGCGGTGCCCTTCTGGTCTACACGCTATACAGCAACCTTTTCTTCGATTTCGAACAGTCCCGGCACATGATTCGCGGCACCGAAGCAAGCCTCGAACTGGCCTCGGTGTTTTCCACCTACCCGCACGCAGCGCTGTCCACCGGCCAGGCCTTCCTCGTGGAAGTGATCATCACAGCCATCCTGATGGGAGTGATCATGTCCCTGACCGATGACAACAATGGTTTGCCCCGTGGTCCACTGGCCCCCTTGCTGATCGGCCTGCTGATTGCCGTGATCGGTAGCTCCATGGGGCCCCTGACGGGTTTTGCGATGAACCCGGCACGTGACTTCGGTCCTAAACTGATGACTTTCTTTGCTGGCTGGGGTGAAATTTCCCTCACGGGTGGACGCGACATCCCGTACTTCCTGGTTCCGATTTTTGCCCCGATTGTGGGGGCGTGCCTCGGCGCTGCGGCCTATCGCGGCTTGATTGCCCGCCACCTGCCCAGCGCCATAACTGCTACAAAGGATGCAGAACCGGCCATTGACGGCAAGCCCAGAACGTCCTGA
- the ybaK gene encoding Cys-tRNA(Pro) deacylase, translating into MTPALDLLKKVRAEHRIHSYEHDPKAASYGLEAAEKLGLNPAQVFKTLLAVSEKGELLVAVVPVAGSLDLKGLAHAAGVKKVEMADPAAAQRSTGYLLGGISPLGQKKRLRTFIDSCAQPLASMFVSAGRRGLEVELAPSVLKEHTGAAFADIGRA; encoded by the coding sequence ATGACACCCGCGTTGGATCTGCTTAAGAAAGTGCGCGCCGAACATCGCATCCACAGTTACGAACACGATCCCAAGGCTGCGTCCTACGGTTTGGAGGCGGCGGAAAAGCTCGGGCTGAATCCGGCGCAGGTGTTCAAGACGTTGTTGGCGGTCAGCGAAAAGGGTGAACTGTTGGTGGCGGTGGTGCCCGTGGCCGGAAGCCTGGATTTGAAAGGCCTGGCCCATGCCGCCGGGGTGAAAAAGGTCGAGATGGCCGACCCAGCCGCCGCGCAGCGGTCGACCGGTTATTTGCTCGGCGGGATTAGCCCGCTGGGGCAGAAGAAGCGCCTGCGCACTTTTATCGACAGTTGCGCACAACCGCTCGCCAGTATGTTTGTCAGTGCGGGACGGCGCGGCTTGGAAGTCGAGTTGGCGCCTTCGGTATTGAAGGAGCATACCGGGGCGGCGTTTGCTGATATTGGGCGGGCTTGA